The following proteins come from a genomic window of Chelmon rostratus isolate fCheRos1 chromosome 23, fCheRos1.pri, whole genome shotgun sequence:
- the clcn3 gene encoding H(+)/Cl(-) exchange transporter 3 isoform X2: protein MEEEDAAADPYLPYDGGGDTIPLQEIPKRGSNYAMSNGGGAPSSSTHLLDFLEEPIPGVGTYDDFHTIDWVREKCKDRERHRKINSKKKESAWEFTKSLYDAWSGWLVVTLTGLASGALAGLIDIAADWMNDLKEGVCLSAMWFNHEQCCWTSNETTFAERDKCPQWKSWAELILGQAEGPGSYIMNYFMYIYWALSFAFLAVCLVKVFAPYACGSGIPEIKTILSGFIIRGYLGKWTLMIKTITLVLAVASGLSLGKEGPLVHVACCCGNIFSYLFPKYSKNEAKKREVLSAASAAGVSVAFGAPIGGVLFSLEEVSYYFPLKTLWRSFFAALVAAFVLRSINPFGNSRLVLFYVEYHTPWYLFELIPFILLGVFGGLWGAFFIRANIAWCRRRKLTRFGKYPVLEVILVAAITAVVAFPNPYTRQNTSELIKELFTDCGPLESSQLCQYRSQMNGSKAFTDNPNRPAGPGVYAAMWQLCLALIFKIIMTIFTFGLKVPSGLFIPSMAIGAIAGRIVGIAMEQLAYYHHDWFLFKEWCEVGADCITPGLYAMVGAAACLGGVTRMTVSLVVIVFELTGGLEYIVPLMAAVMTSKWVGDAFGREGIYEAHIRLNGYPFLDAKEEFTHTTLAREVMRPRRSDPPLAVLTQDDLTVEELQATINETSYNGFPVIVSKESQRLVGFALRRDITIAIENARRKQEGIMLNSRVYFTQHAPTLPADSPRPLKLRSILDMSPFTVTDHTPMEIVVDIFRKLGLRQCLVTHNGIVLGIITKKNILEHLEELKQHTEPLAASWYYHKKRYPSSHGANGKPRSRHHHVQLIRSFQDGWGGGGDDCEEDEEEVRLLDGSNL, encoded by the exons atggaggaggaagacgcGGCAGCCGACCCCTATTTGCCCTACGACGGGGGAGGGGACACCATCCCCTTGCAGGAGATCCCTAAAAGAG GGTCTAACTACGCCATGTCAAACGGGGGCGGGgcacccagcagcagcacccacCTGTTGGACTTCCTAGAGGAGCCCATCCCTGGTGTGGGGACCTACGACGACTTCCACACTATCGACTGGGTCCGCGAGAAGTGCAAGGACCGCGAGAGGCACCGGAAG ATTAACAGTAAGAAAAAGGAGTCAGCATGGGAGTTCACAAAGAGCCTGTACGACGCTTGGTCTGGGTGGCTGGTGGTGACGCTCACTGGCTTGGCCTCAG GTGCTTTGGCTGGCCTGATTGACATTGCTGCTGATTGGATGAACGACCTGAAGGAGGGCGTGTGCCTGAGCGCAATGTGGTTCAACCACGAGCAGTGCTGCTGGACGTCCAATGAGACCACCTTCGCTGAGCGGGACAAGTGTCCTCAGTGGAAGAGCTGGGCTGAGCTAATACTGGGGCAGGCTGAG GGCCCCGGCTCGTACATCATGAACTACTTCATGTACATCTACTGGGCTCTTTCCTTCGCCTTCCTGGCCGTCTGTCTGGTCAAGGTGTTTGCTCCGTACGCCTGCGGCTCGGGGATCCCTGAG ATCAAGACCATCCTGAGTGGGTTCATCATCCGGGGCTACCTGGGCAAGTGGACCCTGATGATCAAGACCATCACTCTGGTGCTGGCCGTGGCGTCTGGCCTCAGCCTCGGGAAGGAGGGCCCCCTGGTCCACGTGGCCTGCTGCTGTGGGAACATCTTCTCCTACCTCTTCCCCAAGTACAGCAAGAACGAAGCCAAGAAACGAGAG gtcCTCTCAGCTGCGTCGGCGGCCGGAGTGTCCGTTGCTTTTGGAGCACCGATTGGAGGAGTGCTCTTCAGCTTGGAGGAG gtGAGCTACTACTTCCCTCTCAAGACGCTGTGGCGCTCCTTCTTCGCTGCCCTGGTGGCGGCCTTCGTCCTGCGCTCCATCAACCCGTTCGGTAACAGCCGCCTGGTGCTGTTCTACGTCGAGTACCACACGCCGTGGTACCTGTTTGAGCTCATCCCCTTCATCCTTCTGGGAGTTTTCGGAGGCCTCTGGGGAGCCTTCTTCATCCGAGCCAACATCGCGTGGTGCCGGCGGCGCAAGCTGACACGCTTCG GCAAGTACCCCGTGTTGGAGGTGATCTTGGTGGCGGCCATCACCGCTGTGGTTGCTTTCCCGAACCCGTACACGCGTCAGAACACCAGTGAGCTGATAAAGGAGCTGTTCACCGACTGCGGCCCGCTGGAGTCCTCACAGCTCTGCCAGTACCGCAGCCAGATGAACGGCAGCAAGGCTTTCACCGACAACCCCAACCGGCCGGCGGGGCCGGGCGTCTACGCCGCCATGTGGCAGCTCTGCCTGGCGCTCATCTTCAAAATCATCATGACCATATTCACCTTTGGGCTTAAG GTCCCGTCGGGTTTGTTCATCCCCAGCATGGCCATCGGGGCGATCGCGGGGCGAATCGTCGGCATCGCCATGGAGCAGCTCGCCTATTATCACCACGACTGGTTCTTGTTCAAAGAGTGGTGCGAGGTGGGAGCCGACTGCATCACTCCAGGGCTCTACGCCATGGTGGGGGCCGCAGCATGTCTGG GTGGCGTGACCCGTATGACCGTCTCCCTCGTCGTCATCGTCTTCGAGCTCACCGGTGGGTTGGAGTACATCGTCCCCCTCATGGCCGCCGTCATGACCAGCAAATGGGTGGGCGACGCGTTTGGCCGCGAGGGAATCTACGAGGCCCACATCCGTCTGAACGGGTACCCCTTCCTGGACGCCAAGGAGGAATTCACGCACACCACGCTGGCCAGGGAGGTGATGAGGCCTCGACGCAGCGACCCGCCGTTAGCGGTGCTGACGCAGGACGACCTGacggtggaggagctgcaggccaCCATCAATGAAACCAGTTATAATGGTTTCCCTGTGATAGTGTCCAAGGAGTCCCAGAGGCTGGTGGGCTTTGCTCTGCGGAGGGACATCACTATCGCCATAG AAAACGCTCGCCGCAAGCAGGAGGGCATCATGTTGAACTCCAGGGTGTACTTCACCCAGCACGCACCCACCCTGCCGGCCGACAGCCCCCGGCCCCTCAAACTGCGCTCCATCCTGGACATGAGCCCCTTCACCGTCACTGACCACACCCCCATGGAGATCGTGGTGGACATCTTCAGAAAGCTCGGGCTGCGCCAGTGCCTGGTCACTCACAACGG gattgTGTTGGGCATCATCACAAAGAAGAATATATTAGAGCATCTGGAGGAGCTCAAGCAGCACACGGAGCCCCTG GCGGCTTCTTGGTATTATCACAAAAAAAGATATCCTTCGTCACATGGCGCAAATGGCAAACCAAGATCCCGACACCATCATGTTCAACTGATCCGCTCCTTCCAGGACGgctgggggggagggggagacgACTgcgaggaggacgaggaggaggtgCGCCTCCTGGACGGCTCCAACCTCTGA
- the clcn3 gene encoding H(+)/Cl(-) exchange transporter 3 isoform X5 produces the protein MSNGGGAPSSSTHLLDFLEEPIPGVGTYDDFHTIDWVREKCKDRERHRKINSKKKESAWEFTKSLYDAWSGWLVVTLTGLASGALAGLIDIAADWMNDLKEGVCLSAMWFNHEQCCWTSNETTFAERDKCPQWKSWAELILGQAEGPGSYIMNYFMYIYWALSFAFLAVCLVKVFAPYACGSGIPEIKTILSGFIIRGYLGKWTLMIKTITLVLAVASGLSLGKEGPLVHVACCCGNIFSYLFPKYSKNEAKKREVLSAASAAGVSVAFGAPIGGVLFSLEEVSYYFPLKTLWRSFFAALVAAFVLRSINPFGNSRLVLFYVEYHTPWYLFELIPFILLGVFGGLWGAFFIRANIAWCRRRKLTRFGKYPVLEVILVAAITAVVAFPNPYTRQNTSELIKELFTDCGPLESSQLCQYRSQMNGSKAFTDNPNRPAGPGVYAAMWQLCLALIFKIIMTIFTFGLKVPSGLFIPSMAIGAIAGRIVGIAMEQLAYYHHDWFLFKEWCEVGADCITPGLYAMVGAAACLGGVTRMTVSLVVIVFELTGGLEYIVPLMAAVMTSKWVGDAFGREGIYEAHIRLNGYPFLDAKEEFTHTTLAREVMRPRRSDPPLAVLTQDDLTVEELQATINETSYNGFPVIVSKESQRLVGFALRRDITIAIENARRKQEGIMLNSRVYFTQHAPTLPADSPRPLKLRSILDMSPFTVTDHTPMEIVVDIFRKLGLRQCLVTHNGIVLGIITKKNILEHLEELKQHTEPLAASWYYHKKRYPSSHGANGKPRSRHHHVQLIRSFQDGWGGGGDDCEEDEEEVRLLDGSNL, from the exons ATGTCAAACGGGGGCGGGgcacccagcagcagcacccacCTGTTGGACTTCCTAGAGGAGCCCATCCCTGGTGTGGGGACCTACGACGACTTCCACACTATCGACTGGGTCCGCGAGAAGTGCAAGGACCGCGAGAGGCACCGGAAG ATTAACAGTAAGAAAAAGGAGTCAGCATGGGAGTTCACAAAGAGCCTGTACGACGCTTGGTCTGGGTGGCTGGTGGTGACGCTCACTGGCTTGGCCTCAG GTGCTTTGGCTGGCCTGATTGACATTGCTGCTGATTGGATGAACGACCTGAAGGAGGGCGTGTGCCTGAGCGCAATGTGGTTCAACCACGAGCAGTGCTGCTGGACGTCCAATGAGACCACCTTCGCTGAGCGGGACAAGTGTCCTCAGTGGAAGAGCTGGGCTGAGCTAATACTGGGGCAGGCTGAG GGCCCCGGCTCGTACATCATGAACTACTTCATGTACATCTACTGGGCTCTTTCCTTCGCCTTCCTGGCCGTCTGTCTGGTCAAGGTGTTTGCTCCGTACGCCTGCGGCTCGGGGATCCCTGAG ATCAAGACCATCCTGAGTGGGTTCATCATCCGGGGCTACCTGGGCAAGTGGACCCTGATGATCAAGACCATCACTCTGGTGCTGGCCGTGGCGTCTGGCCTCAGCCTCGGGAAGGAGGGCCCCCTGGTCCACGTGGCCTGCTGCTGTGGGAACATCTTCTCCTACCTCTTCCCCAAGTACAGCAAGAACGAAGCCAAGAAACGAGAG gtcCTCTCAGCTGCGTCGGCGGCCGGAGTGTCCGTTGCTTTTGGAGCACCGATTGGAGGAGTGCTCTTCAGCTTGGAGGAG gtGAGCTACTACTTCCCTCTCAAGACGCTGTGGCGCTCCTTCTTCGCTGCCCTGGTGGCGGCCTTCGTCCTGCGCTCCATCAACCCGTTCGGTAACAGCCGCCTGGTGCTGTTCTACGTCGAGTACCACACGCCGTGGTACCTGTTTGAGCTCATCCCCTTCATCCTTCTGGGAGTTTTCGGAGGCCTCTGGGGAGCCTTCTTCATCCGAGCCAACATCGCGTGGTGCCGGCGGCGCAAGCTGACACGCTTCG GCAAGTACCCCGTGTTGGAGGTGATCTTGGTGGCGGCCATCACCGCTGTGGTTGCTTTCCCGAACCCGTACACGCGTCAGAACACCAGTGAGCTGATAAAGGAGCTGTTCACCGACTGCGGCCCGCTGGAGTCCTCACAGCTCTGCCAGTACCGCAGCCAGATGAACGGCAGCAAGGCTTTCACCGACAACCCCAACCGGCCGGCGGGGCCGGGCGTCTACGCCGCCATGTGGCAGCTCTGCCTGGCGCTCATCTTCAAAATCATCATGACCATATTCACCTTTGGGCTTAAG GTCCCGTCGGGTTTGTTCATCCCCAGCATGGCCATCGGGGCGATCGCGGGGCGAATCGTCGGCATCGCCATGGAGCAGCTCGCCTATTATCACCACGACTGGTTCTTGTTCAAAGAGTGGTGCGAGGTGGGAGCCGACTGCATCACTCCAGGGCTCTACGCCATGGTGGGGGCCGCAGCATGTCTGG GTGGCGTGACCCGTATGACCGTCTCCCTCGTCGTCATCGTCTTCGAGCTCACCGGTGGGTTGGAGTACATCGTCCCCCTCATGGCCGCCGTCATGACCAGCAAATGGGTGGGCGACGCGTTTGGCCGCGAGGGAATCTACGAGGCCCACATCCGTCTGAACGGGTACCCCTTCCTGGACGCCAAGGAGGAATTCACGCACACCACGCTGGCCAGGGAGGTGATGAGGCCTCGACGCAGCGACCCGCCGTTAGCGGTGCTGACGCAGGACGACCTGacggtggaggagctgcaggccaCCATCAATGAAACCAGTTATAATGGTTTCCCTGTGATAGTGTCCAAGGAGTCCCAGAGGCTGGTGGGCTTTGCTCTGCGGAGGGACATCACTATCGCCATAG AAAACGCTCGCCGCAAGCAGGAGGGCATCATGTTGAACTCCAGGGTGTACTTCACCCAGCACGCACCCACCCTGCCGGCCGACAGCCCCCGGCCCCTCAAACTGCGCTCCATCCTGGACATGAGCCCCTTCACCGTCACTGACCACACCCCCATGGAGATCGTGGTGGACATCTTCAGAAAGCTCGGGCTGCGCCAGTGCCTGGTCACTCACAACGG gattgTGTTGGGCATCATCACAAAGAAGAATATATTAGAGCATCTGGAGGAGCTCAAGCAGCACACGGAGCCCCTG GCGGCTTCTTGGTATTATCACAAAAAAAGATATCCTTCGTCACATGGCGCAAATGGCAAACCAAGATCCCGACACCATCATGTTCAACTGATCCGCTCCTTCCAGGACGgctgggggggagggggagacgACTgcgaggaggacgaggaggaggtgCGCCTCCTGGACGGCTCCAACCTCTGA
- the clcn3 gene encoding H(+)/Cl(-) exchange transporter 3 isoform X1 codes for MESEQLYHRGYCRNSYNSIASASSDEELLDGAGVIMDFHTTEDDNLLDGDAASPGSNYAMSNGGGAPSSSTHLLDFLEEPIPGVGTYDDFHTIDWVREKCKDRERHRKINSKKKESAWEFTKSLYDAWSGWLVVTLTGLASGALAGLIDIAADWMNDLKEGVCLSAMWFNHEQCCWTSNETTFAERDKCPQWKSWAELILGQAEGPGSYIMNYFMYIYWALSFAFLAVCLVKVFAPYACGSGIPEIKTILSGFIIRGYLGKWTLMIKTITLVLAVASGLSLGKEGPLVHVACCCGNIFSYLFPKYSKNEAKKREVLSAASAAGVSVAFGAPIGGVLFSLEEVSYYFPLKTLWRSFFAALVAAFVLRSINPFGNSRLVLFYVEYHTPWYLFELIPFILLGVFGGLWGAFFIRANIAWCRRRKLTRFGKYPVLEVILVAAITAVVAFPNPYTRQNTSELIKELFTDCGPLESSQLCQYRSQMNGSKAFTDNPNRPAGPGVYAAMWQLCLALIFKIIMTIFTFGLKVPSGLFIPSMAIGAIAGRIVGIAMEQLAYYHHDWFLFKEWCEVGADCITPGLYAMVGAAACLGGVTRMTVSLVVIVFELTGGLEYIVPLMAAVMTSKWVGDAFGREGIYEAHIRLNGYPFLDAKEEFTHTTLAREVMRPRRSDPPLAVLTQDDLTVEELQATINETSYNGFPVIVSKESQRLVGFALRRDITIAIENARRKQEGIMLNSRVYFTQHAPTLPADSPRPLKLRSILDMSPFTVTDHTPMEIVVDIFRKLGLRQCLVTHNGIVLGIITKKNILEHLEELKQHTEPLAASWYYHKKRYPSSHGANGKPRSRHHHVQLIRSFQDGWGGGGDDCEEDEEEVRLLDGSNL; via the exons GGTCTAACTACGCCATGTCAAACGGGGGCGGGgcacccagcagcagcacccacCTGTTGGACTTCCTAGAGGAGCCCATCCCTGGTGTGGGGACCTACGACGACTTCCACACTATCGACTGGGTCCGCGAGAAGTGCAAGGACCGCGAGAGGCACCGGAAG ATTAACAGTAAGAAAAAGGAGTCAGCATGGGAGTTCACAAAGAGCCTGTACGACGCTTGGTCTGGGTGGCTGGTGGTGACGCTCACTGGCTTGGCCTCAG GTGCTTTGGCTGGCCTGATTGACATTGCTGCTGATTGGATGAACGACCTGAAGGAGGGCGTGTGCCTGAGCGCAATGTGGTTCAACCACGAGCAGTGCTGCTGGACGTCCAATGAGACCACCTTCGCTGAGCGGGACAAGTGTCCTCAGTGGAAGAGCTGGGCTGAGCTAATACTGGGGCAGGCTGAG GGCCCCGGCTCGTACATCATGAACTACTTCATGTACATCTACTGGGCTCTTTCCTTCGCCTTCCTGGCCGTCTGTCTGGTCAAGGTGTTTGCTCCGTACGCCTGCGGCTCGGGGATCCCTGAG ATCAAGACCATCCTGAGTGGGTTCATCATCCGGGGCTACCTGGGCAAGTGGACCCTGATGATCAAGACCATCACTCTGGTGCTGGCCGTGGCGTCTGGCCTCAGCCTCGGGAAGGAGGGCCCCCTGGTCCACGTGGCCTGCTGCTGTGGGAACATCTTCTCCTACCTCTTCCCCAAGTACAGCAAGAACGAAGCCAAGAAACGAGAG gtcCTCTCAGCTGCGTCGGCGGCCGGAGTGTCCGTTGCTTTTGGAGCACCGATTGGAGGAGTGCTCTTCAGCTTGGAGGAG gtGAGCTACTACTTCCCTCTCAAGACGCTGTGGCGCTCCTTCTTCGCTGCCCTGGTGGCGGCCTTCGTCCTGCGCTCCATCAACCCGTTCGGTAACAGCCGCCTGGTGCTGTTCTACGTCGAGTACCACACGCCGTGGTACCTGTTTGAGCTCATCCCCTTCATCCTTCTGGGAGTTTTCGGAGGCCTCTGGGGAGCCTTCTTCATCCGAGCCAACATCGCGTGGTGCCGGCGGCGCAAGCTGACACGCTTCG GCAAGTACCCCGTGTTGGAGGTGATCTTGGTGGCGGCCATCACCGCTGTGGTTGCTTTCCCGAACCCGTACACGCGTCAGAACACCAGTGAGCTGATAAAGGAGCTGTTCACCGACTGCGGCCCGCTGGAGTCCTCACAGCTCTGCCAGTACCGCAGCCAGATGAACGGCAGCAAGGCTTTCACCGACAACCCCAACCGGCCGGCGGGGCCGGGCGTCTACGCCGCCATGTGGCAGCTCTGCCTGGCGCTCATCTTCAAAATCATCATGACCATATTCACCTTTGGGCTTAAG GTCCCGTCGGGTTTGTTCATCCCCAGCATGGCCATCGGGGCGATCGCGGGGCGAATCGTCGGCATCGCCATGGAGCAGCTCGCCTATTATCACCACGACTGGTTCTTGTTCAAAGAGTGGTGCGAGGTGGGAGCCGACTGCATCACTCCAGGGCTCTACGCCATGGTGGGGGCCGCAGCATGTCTGG GTGGCGTGACCCGTATGACCGTCTCCCTCGTCGTCATCGTCTTCGAGCTCACCGGTGGGTTGGAGTACATCGTCCCCCTCATGGCCGCCGTCATGACCAGCAAATGGGTGGGCGACGCGTTTGGCCGCGAGGGAATCTACGAGGCCCACATCCGTCTGAACGGGTACCCCTTCCTGGACGCCAAGGAGGAATTCACGCACACCACGCTGGCCAGGGAGGTGATGAGGCCTCGACGCAGCGACCCGCCGTTAGCGGTGCTGACGCAGGACGACCTGacggtggaggagctgcaggccaCCATCAATGAAACCAGTTATAATGGTTTCCCTGTGATAGTGTCCAAGGAGTCCCAGAGGCTGGTGGGCTTTGCTCTGCGGAGGGACATCACTATCGCCATAG AAAACGCTCGCCGCAAGCAGGAGGGCATCATGTTGAACTCCAGGGTGTACTTCACCCAGCACGCACCCACCCTGCCGGCCGACAGCCCCCGGCCCCTCAAACTGCGCTCCATCCTGGACATGAGCCCCTTCACCGTCACTGACCACACCCCCATGGAGATCGTGGTGGACATCTTCAGAAAGCTCGGGCTGCGCCAGTGCCTGGTCACTCACAACGG gattgTGTTGGGCATCATCACAAAGAAGAATATATTAGAGCATCTGGAGGAGCTCAAGCAGCACACGGAGCCCCTG GCGGCTTCTTGGTATTATCACAAAAAAAGATATCCTTCGTCACATGGCGCAAATGGCAAACCAAGATCCCGACACCATCATGTTCAACTGATCCGCTCCTTCCAGGACGgctgggggggagggggagacgACTgcgaggaggacgaggaggaggtgCGCCTCCTGGACGGCTCCAACCTCTGA
- the clcn3 gene encoding H(+)/Cl(-) exchange transporter 3 isoform X6: MEEEDAAADPYLPYDGGGDTIPLQEIPKRGSNYAMSNGGGAPSSSTHLLDFLEEPIPGVGTYDDFHTIDWVREKCKDRERHRKINSKKKESAWEFTKSLYDAWSGWLVVTLTGLASGALAGLIDIAADWMNDLKEGVCLSAMWFNHEQCCWTSNETTFAERDKCPQWKSWAELILGQAEGPGSYIMNYFMYIYWALSFAFLAVCLVKVFAPYACGSGIPEIKTILSGFIIRGYLGKWTLMIKTITLVLAVASGLSLGKEGPLVHVACCCGNIFSYLFPKYSKNEAKKREVLSAASAAGVSVAFGAPIGGVLFSLEEVSYYFPLKTLWRSFFAALVAAFVLRSINPFGNSRLVLFYVEYHTPWYLFELIPFILLGVFGGLWGAFFIRANIAWCRRRKLTRFGKYPVLEVILVAAITAVVAFPNPYTRQNTSELIKELFTDCGPLESSQLCQYRSQMNGSKAFTDNPNRPAGPGVYAAMWQLCLALIFKIIMTIFTFGLKVPSGLFIPSMAIGAIAGRIVGIAMEQLAYYHHDWFLFKEWCEVGADCITPGLYAMVGAAACLGGVTRMTVSLVVIVFELTGGLEYIVPLMAAVMTSKWVGDAFGREGIYEAHIRLNGYPFLDAKEEFTHTTLAREVMRPRRSDPPLAVLTQDDLTVEELQATINETSYNGFPVIVSKESQRLVGFALRRDITIAIENARRKQEGIMLNSRVYFTQHAPTLPADSPRPLKLRSILDMSPFTVTDHTPMEIVVDIFRKLGLRQCLVTHNGRLLGIITKKDILRHMAQMANQDPDTIMFN, from the exons atggaggaggaagacgcGGCAGCCGACCCCTATTTGCCCTACGACGGGGGAGGGGACACCATCCCCTTGCAGGAGATCCCTAAAAGAG GGTCTAACTACGCCATGTCAAACGGGGGCGGGgcacccagcagcagcacccacCTGTTGGACTTCCTAGAGGAGCCCATCCCTGGTGTGGGGACCTACGACGACTTCCACACTATCGACTGGGTCCGCGAGAAGTGCAAGGACCGCGAGAGGCACCGGAAG ATTAACAGTAAGAAAAAGGAGTCAGCATGGGAGTTCACAAAGAGCCTGTACGACGCTTGGTCTGGGTGGCTGGTGGTGACGCTCACTGGCTTGGCCTCAG GTGCTTTGGCTGGCCTGATTGACATTGCTGCTGATTGGATGAACGACCTGAAGGAGGGCGTGTGCCTGAGCGCAATGTGGTTCAACCACGAGCAGTGCTGCTGGACGTCCAATGAGACCACCTTCGCTGAGCGGGACAAGTGTCCTCAGTGGAAGAGCTGGGCTGAGCTAATACTGGGGCAGGCTGAG GGCCCCGGCTCGTACATCATGAACTACTTCATGTACATCTACTGGGCTCTTTCCTTCGCCTTCCTGGCCGTCTGTCTGGTCAAGGTGTTTGCTCCGTACGCCTGCGGCTCGGGGATCCCTGAG ATCAAGACCATCCTGAGTGGGTTCATCATCCGGGGCTACCTGGGCAAGTGGACCCTGATGATCAAGACCATCACTCTGGTGCTGGCCGTGGCGTCTGGCCTCAGCCTCGGGAAGGAGGGCCCCCTGGTCCACGTGGCCTGCTGCTGTGGGAACATCTTCTCCTACCTCTTCCCCAAGTACAGCAAGAACGAAGCCAAGAAACGAGAG gtcCTCTCAGCTGCGTCGGCGGCCGGAGTGTCCGTTGCTTTTGGAGCACCGATTGGAGGAGTGCTCTTCAGCTTGGAGGAG gtGAGCTACTACTTCCCTCTCAAGACGCTGTGGCGCTCCTTCTTCGCTGCCCTGGTGGCGGCCTTCGTCCTGCGCTCCATCAACCCGTTCGGTAACAGCCGCCTGGTGCTGTTCTACGTCGAGTACCACACGCCGTGGTACCTGTTTGAGCTCATCCCCTTCATCCTTCTGGGAGTTTTCGGAGGCCTCTGGGGAGCCTTCTTCATCCGAGCCAACATCGCGTGGTGCCGGCGGCGCAAGCTGACACGCTTCG GCAAGTACCCCGTGTTGGAGGTGATCTTGGTGGCGGCCATCACCGCTGTGGTTGCTTTCCCGAACCCGTACACGCGTCAGAACACCAGTGAGCTGATAAAGGAGCTGTTCACCGACTGCGGCCCGCTGGAGTCCTCACAGCTCTGCCAGTACCGCAGCCAGATGAACGGCAGCAAGGCTTTCACCGACAACCCCAACCGGCCGGCGGGGCCGGGCGTCTACGCCGCCATGTGGCAGCTCTGCCTGGCGCTCATCTTCAAAATCATCATGACCATATTCACCTTTGGGCTTAAG GTCCCGTCGGGTTTGTTCATCCCCAGCATGGCCATCGGGGCGATCGCGGGGCGAATCGTCGGCATCGCCATGGAGCAGCTCGCCTATTATCACCACGACTGGTTCTTGTTCAAAGAGTGGTGCGAGGTGGGAGCCGACTGCATCACTCCAGGGCTCTACGCCATGGTGGGGGCCGCAGCATGTCTGG GTGGCGTGACCCGTATGACCGTCTCCCTCGTCGTCATCGTCTTCGAGCTCACCGGTGGGTTGGAGTACATCGTCCCCCTCATGGCCGCCGTCATGACCAGCAAATGGGTGGGCGACGCGTTTGGCCGCGAGGGAATCTACGAGGCCCACATCCGTCTGAACGGGTACCCCTTCCTGGACGCCAAGGAGGAATTCACGCACACCACGCTGGCCAGGGAGGTGATGAGGCCTCGACGCAGCGACCCGCCGTTAGCGGTGCTGACGCAGGACGACCTGacggtggaggagctgcaggccaCCATCAATGAAACCAGTTATAATGGTTTCCCTGTGATAGTGTCCAAGGAGTCCCAGAGGCTGGTGGGCTTTGCTCTGCGGAGGGACATCACTATCGCCATAG AAAACGCTCGCCGCAAGCAGGAGGGCATCATGTTGAACTCCAGGGTGTACTTCACCCAGCACGCACCCACCCTGCCGGCCGACAGCCCCCGGCCCCTCAAACTGCGCTCCATCCTGGACATGAGCCCCTTCACCGTCACTGACCACACCCCCATGGAGATCGTGGTGGACATCTTCAGAAAGCTCGGGCTGCGCCAGTGCCTGGTCACTCACAACGG GCGGCTTCTTGGTATTATCACAAAAAAAGATATCCTTCGTCACATGGCGCAAATGGCAAACCAAGATCCCGACACCATCATGTTCAACTGA